One genomic window of Streptomyces sp. NBC_01276 includes the following:
- a CDS encoding cytochrome P450, cyclodipeptide synthase-associated, which translates to MAINWGGVGRRLPLRTSRLRHAPRTARDAAPGEVSSMPVVNDRISVLSEDFAADPYRHFARLRERTPVHYEPAVDGYFLSRHQDVKRVLTDHEAFSTETLQVRAEPVMRGPVLAQMTGAEHTAKRKIVVRSFTGAALRDQMRAVHANAAELLAPFLPRGRMDLVNDFGKPFAIRVTLDVLGLDREDWRQLAAWHRGVAEFITALALTPERRRHCLECAERLEAYLRPVIARRRRHPGEDLVSKLCTAEFDGVAMSDRDVTALVINVLAAATEPADKTLALLFKHLIDHPEQLAQVRRDPGLLPAAIAETLRHTPPVQLIPRQAERDAVFAGVTVPAGATVFCMIGAANRDPDAFTAPDTFDIHRPDLATARSFTAAAQHLSFGTGLHQCVGAAFTRAQIETVAALLLPVLDRVRFSPGFRYREAGLYTRGPVALPLEFTPRLG; encoded by the coding sequence ATGGCCATCAATTGGGGAGGGGTGGGGCGGCGCCTCCCGCTCCGGACCTCCCGCCTCCGGCACGCCCCGCGCACCGCGCGCGACGCCGCACCTGGAGAGGTCTCGTCCATGCCCGTGGTCAACGACCGGATCAGCGTCCTGTCCGAGGACTTCGCCGCCGACCCGTACCGTCACTTCGCCCGGCTCAGGGAACGGACCCCGGTGCACTACGAGCCCGCGGTCGACGGCTACTTCCTCTCCCGCCACCAGGACGTGAAGCGGGTACTGACCGACCACGAGGCCTTCAGCACCGAGACGTTGCAGGTACGCGCGGAGCCCGTGATGCGCGGGCCCGTGCTCGCCCAGATGACGGGCGCCGAGCACACGGCGAAGCGGAAGATCGTCGTTCGCAGCTTCACCGGGGCCGCCCTCCGGGACCAGATGCGCGCCGTCCACGCCAACGCCGCCGAACTCCTTGCTCCCTTCCTCCCCCGGGGCCGCATGGACCTGGTCAACGACTTCGGCAAACCCTTCGCCATCCGCGTCACGCTCGACGTGCTCGGGCTGGACCGCGAGGACTGGCGGCAGTTGGCCGCCTGGCACCGCGGGGTCGCGGAGTTCATCACCGCCCTGGCCCTGACGCCCGAGCGGCGCCGGCACTGCCTGGAGTGCGCCGAGCGGCTGGAGGCGTACCTGCGTCCCGTGATCGCGCGGCGGCGCCGCCATCCGGGTGAGGACCTGGTGTCGAAGCTGTGCACCGCCGAGTTCGACGGCGTCGCCATGAGCGACCGCGACGTCACCGCCCTCGTCATCAACGTCCTGGCGGCCGCCACCGAACCCGCCGACAAGACGCTCGCCCTGCTCTTCAAGCACCTGATCGACCACCCCGAGCAGCTGGCGCAGGTCCGCCGCGACCCGGGCCTGCTGCCCGCCGCGATCGCCGAGACCCTGCGCCACACCCCGCCGGTCCAGCTCATCCCCCGCCAGGCGGAGCGGGACGCCGTGTTCGCCGGTGTCACCGTCCCCGCTGGCGCCACCGTCTTCTGCATGATCGGCGCGGCGAACCGCGATCCCGACGCCTTCACCGCCCCGGACACCTTCGACATCCACCGCCCGGACCTGGCCACCGCCCGCTCCTTCACCGCGGCCGCCCAGCACCTGTCCTTCGGCACGGGACTCCACCAGTGCGTCGGAGCGGCCTTCACGCGCGCCCAGATCGAAACCGTCGCCGCCCTGCTGCTGCCGGTGCTCGACCGGGTCCGCTTCAGCCCCGGGTTCCGCTACCGCGAGGCCGGTCTGTACACCCGCGGACCCGTCGCCCTGCCCCTGGAGTTCACGCCCCGCCTCGGCTGA
- a CDS encoding subtilase-type protease inhibitor gives MRHRLATVSAAALLCLAGTTGLAEAKPASPYAPSAMVFTVAQGDGAAIGGTVLRAAVLSCAYTAEGTHPTPRAACDALNATGGELGHLLAAPDAGRVCPMLYDPVTVTADGVWRGSRVAWKHTFSNACEMSATLNGNPVYAF, from the coding sequence GTGCGTCACCGCTTAGCCACCGTCTCCGCCGCCGCCCTCCTCTGCCTCGCCGGCACCACGGGCCTGGCGGAGGCCAAGCCCGCGAGCCCGTACGCCCCGTCCGCCATGGTCTTCACCGTCGCCCAGGGTGACGGCGCGGCCATCGGCGGTACCGTCCTGCGCGCCGCCGTCCTCAGCTGCGCCTACACCGCCGAGGGCACCCACCCCACCCCCAGGGCCGCGTGCGACGCCCTCAACGCCACCGGCGGCGAGCTGGGCCACCTGCTGGCCGCCCCGGATGCGGGCCGGGTCTGCCCGATGCTCTACGACCCCGTCACCGTCACCGCCGACGGCGTCTGGCGCGGCAGCCGCGTCGCGTGGAAGCACACCTTCTCCAACGCGTGCGAGATGTCCGCGACCCTGAACGGCAACCCGGTCTACGCCTTCTGA